TCCTGAAGTATTTGAGCGCCCAAACACTGGCTTGTTCGTAGCTAGTGTTTCCTTCATTATTCATCCCTAAGTCAAGATCCCTGTAATTTGAATAAGCTGCTCTAGGATTTTTCGAAACGTAAGGGGCCATGTAGCTATAGAGTCTCCTGATCCAATTCATGTGTTTTTCTAAGGCAATGTTACCTGGCCTGTTCCAGGCAATCCCGTAATGGATCATGAATATATTGCCTGCTCTGTGTGGGAAAGGAGTTTCAGATTCTGAGTAATTACTTAATACCCCTCCGTATGGACTTAATTCCAATTCAGCTCTAATTTCAGCTTCTTCATGGAGGAATTTCCATATCCCTTTTAAACCATTTATAGGGATAGGTTGCTTCACGTAGTCCGATTTACCTTTGAAGTATGGCCTGCGAGGCGGATTCCTGTTTAACAGAATGTCGAGGGACTCGTTTCTTACACCTGCAAAAAAGAGTACGGAGTCTATCCAACTCATTTCAGTGCAATCATTTTCCACCAAACCAAGCTCCGGAAATTTTTCTTGCATTATTGGCAGCAGATGGTGAACTCGTCCCAAGTACAGGCTAGTGAAAGAAGCTTGTATCGTTCTCTTTCCAAGAATTGGGGACACGAAGCTTCTCAAGAAAAGCCTGAGCAGAAGATTTTCGTCAATCTTCTCAGCAACGTACTGCCACCTGTGCACCAGGTGGGTTGCATTATGTTCCGATGTCCTGGAAACGTTGAAAACAGTCACAGTTTCGGGAACAGTAATTAGCTCCACCTTCCATGCAAGAACTATGCCGAAACTAGCCCCCCCGCCTCCTCGAATGGCCCAAAATAGATCCTCGCTCATGCACCTGCGGTCTAGAATCTGGCCATCAACATTCATTACCTTGGCATCAATGACGTGATCAACGGCAATGGAGTGCTTGCGGGACATCATGCCGTATCCGCCGCCTGAGATATGCCCTCCGACGCCCACAGTTGGGCAAACGCCTGCCGTGAAAGCAAGAGTCTTGCTGTGCCGAGCAATTGTATAGTACAATTGCCCAAGTGTGGCGCCTGCTTCAACCCATGCAGTTTTATCTTTAGTGTTTATTGATATTGATCGGAAGTTCCTCAAGTCTAAGATGACGAAAGGAACCTTAGAAGAGTAAGATAGTCCTTCATAGTCGTGCCCGCCACTTCGGACTCTAATTTGTGCCCTGAGTTTCTTGGAGCAGTAAATTACTGCTTTAATTTCACGTTTGTGATAGGGGGTGATGATGAGAAGAGGTCTGAGGGGGAAGGTTGATGCTGGTCGACGATTTTGAGTGTGCAAAAGAGAATCATATGATGCGTCTTTGGGAGTGTGGATAACGTTAGATGGATCTAAGTTTGAGTGTTGAAATTGATCGGTAAGACATTGAAGAAAATGTTGGTTGTGATCTTGAGACGAAGAGGCTCCCAAGATCAAAAGGTTGGAGAAGAATAGCAGTAGGCATGTGATATCTAAAGATTCCATTTGTTTGCGCGCTTGATGATTCgagttttgttgatttattgaGGCGAAACTACTTATTTATAGACGTCGTGCTGTGTTTGGTTAACAAATCTCTTCCACCAGATGAGAtgataattcaattttctgtGCCGATCCCCTAGTTAATGAAATTAGATAACAATTAATGTCATCTCCCAGGCTGATCTttgtaatgaaattttagattttctaCGTCGATATTGA
This genomic window from Sesamum indicum cultivar Zhongzhi No. 13 linkage group LG12, S_indicum_v1.0, whole genome shotgun sequence contains:
- the LOC110013024 gene encoding berberine bridge enzyme-like 18, with amino-acid sequence MESLDITCLLLFFSNLLILGASSSQDHNQHFLQCLTDQFQHSNLDPSNVIHTPKDASYDSLLHTQNRRPASTFPLRPLLIITPYHKREIKAVIYCSKKLRAQIRVRSGGHDYEGLSYSSKVPFVILDLRNFRSISINTKDKTAWVEAGATLGQLYYTIARHSKTLAFTAGVCPTVGVGGHISGGGYGMMSRKHSIAVDHVIDAKVMNVDGQILDRRCMSEDLFWAIRGGGGASFGIVLAWKVELITVPETVTVFNVSRTSEHNATHLVHRWQYVAEKIDENLLLRLFLRSFVSPILGKRTIQASFTSLYLGRVHHLLPIMQEKFPELGLVENDCTEMSWIDSVLFFAGVRNESLDILLNRNPPRRPYFKGKSDYVKQPIPINGLKGIWKFLHEEAEIRAELELSPYGGVLSNYSESETPFPHRAGNIFMIHYGIAWNRPGNIALEKHMNWIRRLYSYMAPYVSKNPRAAYSNYRDLDLGMNNEGNTSYEQASVWALKYFRNNFNRLVHVKTQIDPSNFFRNEQSIPPLLS